The nucleotide window CCGCACAGGGAGGCCAGCAGCAGCAGGTTGGAGACCTCCGGGCGGCCCACCGGGTCATAGGTGATGACGCGGTTGGAGTCAGTCTTAGCCTTCTTGAGCGCCTTGGCGGTCTCGTCCGCCGTCATTCGCAACTCGATCGTGTTGCCGCGCGACTTGCTCATCTTCTCCCCATCCAGGCCCAACAGTAGCGTGGCCTCACCCAGCAGGGCCTCCGGGCGGCGGAACACCGGGCGCTTCTTGTCCGCCCGCCCGTAACGCTTATCAAAACGCTGGGCGATCAGGCGGGCCTGTTCCAGGTGGGGGAGCTGATCCTTGCCCACCGGCACCAGGTTGGCCTGGCAGAAGAGAATATCCGCCGCCTGGTGCACCGGGTAGGTCAGCAGCAGGCCGCTCATGGCGCGCCCATCCGTGGCCTCCAACTCCGCCTTGACCGTGGGGTTGCGGTGCAGCTCAGCCTCGGTCACCAGGGACAGGAAGGGCAGCATCAGCTGGTTCAGGGCCGGCACGGCCGAGTGTGTGAAGACCGTGGAGCGGGTGGGGTCCACGCCCACCGCCAGGGTGTCCGCCACCAGGGAGAGCACGCGCTCACGGATCGGCCCCACGGCGTCCCGGTCCGTGATCACCTGGTAGTCCGCCACCAGAATCCAGGTGTCCACCCCCCGGTCCTGGATCGTGGCCCAGGAACTCATGGTGCCGAAGTAGTGCCCCAGGTGCATGTTGCCGGTGGGGCGCACCCCGGTGAGCATGCGGTAGCGGCCCGGGTTGACATCCAGGTCAGCCTCGATTTCCGCGCTGCGGGCCACGGAACGGGCTAGAGAGGCCTCGTTGGTGGCATTGGCCAAGGATTCCTCAGCGCTGTTGGTAGCAGGGGCGGCTGGAGTAGAGGACTGTGTCATGGTAGTCATCTTAGAGGCAGGGGTTTGGGCATTCTTCACGCCCACTGGTGCGTTTTGGTGCCAGTGGTGCGGGAAGCTGACACAAGTCGCCCCCAAAGACACCAGTGGGCAGGTGGGGGATAGTCAGGCGTGCTCACCGGTCAGGTAGATGCGCACCGTCAGGGCGTTCACCGACGTCGTGTCCCCGGGCCGGTCGTGGCGGCAGCCCGCAAAGGCCGGAGGTGCCGTGAACCGTGCGTCACGCACCGCTGACGCCGTCGCCCGCGGACGCCGCACGCGGTGCGCCAAGGCAAAGGCTGAGGTGTGCGGGCGGGGCACGGGCCAGTTCGAGTCCCACATCAGGTGGTAGTCTGCGCCGCGCCCCTCAGGGAGAGTGAAGTCCACCTGGTCCAGGGCGCCATTGATCAGCACGAGCAGGTCGGCGTCGCCAACGGGGGCGCCGGAGCGGAGCATCTGCACGCAGCGACAGTACGGGTCGTGCCAGGATTCCGGCGTCATCCCCACTCCATCAGAGCGATACCAGGACAGGTCCGGGATGCAGTCCCCCGGAGCCGGGTTACCCGTGGC belongs to Actinomyces trachealis and includes:
- the trpS gene encoding tryptophan--tRNA ligase, which gives rise to MTQSSTPAAPATNSAEESLANATNEASLARSVARSAEIEADLDVNPGRYRMLTGVRPTGNMHLGHYFGTMSSWATIQDRGVDTWILVADYQVITDRDAVGPIRERVLSLVADTLAVGVDPTRSTVFTHSAVPALNQLMLPFLSLVTEAELHRNPTVKAELEATDGRAMSGLLLTYPVHQAADILFCQANLVPVGKDQLPHLEQARLIAQRFDKRYGRADKKRPVFRRPEALLGEATLLLGLDGEKMSKSRGNTIELRMTADETAKALKKAKTDSNRVITYDPVGRPEVSNLLLLASLCGAGAPEEIAERIGDGGAGQLKAVTTEAVNEFLAPIRARRSELMANEDHLLSVLRAGNEKANAVANETLEAVRAAMHMDY